CGGCCACGGCGGCGATGCGGGCGCGGTCGTCGTCGGTCCCGACCTTCACCTTCAGGATGCCGTACCCCGAATCGGCGGCCCTGGCTGCCTTCTCCCCCATCGTCTCGGGGTCGGCGATACCGACCGTGTAGGAGGTCTCGGGTGCGGCGGCCGGGTCGAGGCCCCAGTAGCGCCACAGGGGCAGGTCGGTCTGCTTGCCGACGAGGTCGTGCAGCGCGATGGAGACGGCGGTCCGGGCGGCGGGGTTCCCCCGGATGGCCTCGCGGAGGTCGCGCTCGATGGCCGCGACCCGGAACGGGTCGTCGATGGCTTCGAGGTCGGGTCGCAGGCCCGAGAGCACCGCCTCGACCGTGTCGGCCGTCTCGCCGTAGTGGCGCGAGGGGGCGGCCGCGCCGACCCCTTCGTGTTCCCCGTCAGAGAGCCGGACGACCACGTTCTCGGCTTCGTCCTGCGAGCCACGGGAGATGGTGAACGTCTCCGCGAGTGGCAGGGAGACGCGCTCGATGGCGACGTTCATAGAATCGCCTCCAGCAGGTCGTCGGCGTCGAACCGGACGAGGTCGGCCGCGGGCGCGTCGATGGCGTCGGCGAAGTCGGCGAGGGCCTCGCTGGCGTCCTCGTCGGAGTCGATGCTCGACGTGTTGAGTGCGCCACCGACGACCTCGGTCTCGTGGACCGGCGCGGCGAGCGACTCGTAGAGGTCGACGTAGGTGTCGAGGGCCTGCAGGGGATAGTCCTCGTAGCCGTGGACGACCTCGCGCCCGGCGTCGTGACAGAGGACGAGTTTGTCGGCCTGCGCGCCGTGGAGGATGCCGCAGGTGACGGCGGAGTACGCCGGGTGCGTGATGGCGCCCTGGCCCTCGACGAACAGGTAGTCGTGGTCGTCGCCCTTCTCGAGTATCATCTCCTCGACCGCGCCCGCGGTGAAGTCGCTGACGACGCGGTCGACGGGGTTGCCCCACCCCTCGATCATGATGCCGGTCTGACCCGTCGGGATGACGGCCGCGTCGTGACCGGCCGCGCGGGCGGCCTCGCAGAGTTCCATCGTCGCGGTCATCTTCCCGACCGAGCAGTCCGAGCCGACCGTGAGGACGACCTCGGCGTCGACCTCGCCGGCGACGCCCTGGGCGACCGTCAGGTCCGGGTCGGGCTTGCGCACGTCCCAGATGTCACAGTCGTGTTCGGCCGCGAGGCTCGCGAACTCCTCGTCGTTTTCGAGGAAGTAGTGCAGGCCCGAGACGAGGTCGCAGCCACGCGAGAGCGCGGTCCGGACGTCGTCGCGCCACGTCTCGTCGAAGCCACCGCCGATGGGGGCGATACCGATGACCAGCGCGTCGCAGTCGGGTGCGTCGGCCATCGAGGCGACGATGGGGGCGTCCTGGACGTCGTCGACGAAGTCAGAGACCCGCGAGCCGGCCTCGTCGCGGTCGAGGACGGCGACGACCTCGTCGTCCGAATAGCGCAACAGCCCGAGTGCGGTCTTCGCGCGGTCGGGGAACTTCTCGTGGGCGAGGATGGCGATACGCATGCCCGCCGGTTCCCCGTGCGGGGAAAAAAGGCTACCTCCTCCGGGCCGCCTCGTAGCTCCGCCGCAGGTACGGCTCGGCCACGTCGAGGTCGGCCAGCGAGACGACCGCCCACCGGGCCACGGTGAGGCCGTCGGTGACGAAGGGTTCGACCGGCGCCCGCGAGGCGAGTTCCTCGCGCCCGGCCTCGGTGAGGTTCGTGATGACGAGGCGGTCCGCGTCGACGAGCGCGAACAGGCGGTCCTCGACCGTGAAGGAGGGCAACCCGAACATCCGCCCGGATTCGACACCGTCCCAGGACCCGACCACCGACTCGACGACCTC
This window of the Haloarchaeobius amylolyticus genome carries:
- a CDS encoding DUF1611 domain-containing protein, whose amino-acid sequence is MRIAILAHEKFPDRAKTALGLLRYSDDEVVAVLDRDEAGSRVSDFVDDVQDAPIVASMADAPDCDALVIGIAPIGGGFDETWRDDVRTALSRGCDLVSGLHYFLENDEEFASLAAEHDCDIWDVRKPDPDLTVAQGVAGEVDAEVVLTVGSDCSVGKMTATMELCEAARAAGHDAAVIPTGQTGIMIEGWGNPVDRVVSDFTAGAVEEMILEKGDDHDYLFVEGQGAITHPAYSAVTCGILHGAQADKLVLCHDAGREVVHGYEDYPLQALDTYVDLYESLAAPVHETEVVGGALNTSSIDSDEDASEALADFADAIDAPAADLVRFDADDLLEAIL
- a CDS encoding dipeptide epimerase; translated protein: MNVAIERVSLPLAETFTISRGSQDEAENVVVRLSDGEHEGVGAAAPSRHYGETADTVEAVLSGLRPDLEAIDDPFRVAAIERDLREAIRGNPAARTAVSIALHDLVGKQTDLPLWRYWGLDPAAAPETSYTVGIADPETMGEKAARAADSGYGILKVKVGTDDDRARIAAVADAAPEATIRVDANEAWTPKEAVENAGWLADYDVEFVEQPVPAEDPEGLRYVYEHSPLPIAVDESCVDLADVPQVADRADVVVLKLMKCGGLVEAKRMIHTARAHGLEVMLGCMIESDAAISAGGQLAPLCDYVDLDGSLLLADDADPYDGPVRAGGTIDLDDQPGIGLR